The genomic window TGTTAAAATCAACTATACCACTAGGATTAAATACTTAGCTAATTTTCAAAGCAAGATATTCAGACGAGCCACAGCCACTAATTTGGTTGACCACCCGTTTGATAAATCTTATATGTCGCTGAGTAGCAAGAACGCAGGACAAACCAAACGGGTAAACTCCTGGCTTCACATCTGCTGTGAGAAAAAATTATTGATTGACACATTAGTATTTAGAGGAGATTTATGACAAGTAAGCCGGAACGCGTGGTACTAATCGGAGTAGCCGGAGACTCCGGATGCGGAAAATCTACGTTTTTGCGTCGTTTGATAGATTTGTTTGGTGAAGAGTTTATGACAGTTATCTGTTTAGATGACTATCATTGTTTGGATCGCAAACAACGTAAAGAAACTGGCATCACGGCACTTGACCCCAGGGCTAACAACTTTGACTTAATGTATGAGCAAATCAAGGCTCTCAAAGAAGGTCAAGAGATTAATAAGCCGATTTACAACCACGAAACCGGCCTGATCGATCCGCCCGAAATCGTCAAGCCAAATCATATTGTAGTGGTTGAGGGTCTACATCCTCTGTATGATGAACGGGTGCGATCGCTGCTTGATTTTAGCGTTTACTTCGACATCAGCGACGAAGTGAAAATCGCCTGGAAAATCCAGCGTGATATGGCAGAAAGAGGCCACCGCTATGAAGATGTCTTAGCCGCTATCAACTCCCGCAAACCCGACTTCCAAAAATATATCGAACCACAAAGAGAATTTGCGGATGTGGTTCTGCAAGTATTACCCACCAACCTAATTAAAAACGACACCGAGCGCAAAGTGCTGCGGGTGCGGATGCTACAACGGGAAGGGAAGGAAGGCTTTGAGCCATGTTACCTCTTTGATGAAGGCTCAACCATCCAGTGGACTCCTTGCGGACGGAAGCTAACCTGTTCTTACCCAGGTATGCAAATGTACTACGGTTCTGATGTTTACTACGGTCGTTATGTCTCGGTTCTAGAAGTAGACGGACAATTTGACAACCTAGAAGAAGTTATTTACATCGAAAACCACCTAAGTAACACATCCACCAAATACGCAGGTGAAATGACTCACTTGTTATTACAACACCGTGAGTATCCAGGTTCTAACAACGGTACTGGCTTATTCCAAGTGTTAACAGGTTTGAAAATGCGTTCTGCTTACGAGCGTTTAACAGCAAAAGAAGCCAAGCTAGCAGTTCAAGTTTAAAACAGCAGTGTTTGTGTCAAAACTTTAGGGAGTACATTCCGCGTACTCCCTTTTTTTTATAGATTTGTGCAAAATACCATATATAGGAATAATTTACTGTAATATTTTCAGAAAAAATGTCATCTAAGGCACAAAAATCTATAATGAGCGATCGCCAGCAAGTCCAGATTGTTAAGTAGCTTATTTTGTACTTTTACGGAAACTAACTACTGAATGTGTGAATATTGTTATGATTTCAGTAATTAGTAGCTGCACTAAATATCTGAATGTTTAGTCAGTGAAAATACTTTTACAGGAGGAATACTCTATTGTCTCGACGCTACTTGTTTACCTCCGAGTCAGTTACCGAAGGTCATCCTGATAAAATCTGCGATCAGATTTCTGATACGATTTTAGACACCTTACTCACACAAGACCCTGCTAGTCGGGTTGCGGCTGAGGTAGTGGTAAATACTGGCTTGGTGCTAATCACTGGTGAAATCACCACCAAAGCCAACGTCAATTATGTCAACATCGCCCGGAAGAAAATAGCGGAAATCGGCTACATTGATGCTGATAACGGCTTTTCTGCTAACAGTACCAGCGTGATTGTCGCCTTAGATGAACAATCTCCTGATATTGCCCAGGGTGTTAACACTGCCCAAGAAACCCGTCAGGATAGTGAAGAACTATTTGACACTATTGGTGCTGGTGATCAAGGACTGATGTTTGGTTTTGCTTGTAACGAAACCCCAGAACTAATGCCCTTACCTGTG from Nostoc sp. UHCC 0870 includes these protein-coding regions:
- a CDS encoding phosphoribulokinase; the protein is MTSKPERVVLIGVAGDSGCGKSTFLRRLIDLFGEEFMTVICLDDYHCLDRKQRKETGITALDPRANNFDLMYEQIKALKEGQEINKPIYNHETGLIDPPEIVKPNHIVVVEGLHPLYDERVRSLLDFSVYFDISDEVKIAWKIQRDMAERGHRYEDVLAAINSRKPDFQKYIEPQREFADVVLQVLPTNLIKNDTERKVLRVRMLQREGKEGFEPCYLFDEGSTIQWTPCGRKLTCSYPGMQMYYGSDVYYGRYVSVLEVDGQFDNLEEVIYIENHLSNTSTKYAGEMTHLLLQHREYPGSNNGTGLFQVLTGLKMRSAYERLTAKEAKLAVQV